tcactttttattaactgtcaaattgtaattgcatCACTAGGTTTgcatctaaaaagaaaaatagatctataaacaaaggaatatgtttgtgcaagtagaaggccgatcggtgtcttacctaaAAGTTTCttaggatgggtgtagcatatgtcgtgctcgctgtcgatggttggtatgaacaaatcgatgagagggttagatctcgcgctgtcagcagtcactttggcctcaaggtgctcgatcagctcctgatccgtgggatcgaacttgacgccagccggcaccaccggccaatccttcttggacttgcatcggttaattccagttatatggtactcaatgtatgattaattgactgttttaagtgaacgatgaaagatttcgacagataagtggtactccaaatctgaagtccacaatACCCGAAAACGCCGCCGgcattcttgtgtcacctcacgcgcagcatgttgtcacgtcaattcaatgtgtggacatgatgaataatttgaccgacgtatactagtactactactgtactacttactagtcgtatttagtttCACATTTTAActataggtttaactaacaaaatgtcaatgcatgtcaccgaaaattattccattggaaactatgttcaaatacgaataaaacgatataattttttgtgacatgcattaacatttagttagtgaaatttatggtcaaaatttgacacaaattacgAAGGGGACCAGTAAACCAGGAGGGACGTAGTAGTACGAGTAGCGCAATATACGGTATAGAGGACTAGTACAAATTTAGAAATGGGATAAGAAGTTACAAGGCTGTGCGATAGACTTTGTAGGCTACATGAGTAATGCAAAATATAATTCCCATTGGACAACACTTTCACCAACAAGTACacacttgaagcctaattgatatatatatatataggagagCACTATTCTAATCCCAGGATTAGAATAGTTATTTGGATCACAACAACCCCTATATAGGGCCCGACAGGGCCCTCCCGAACTTCCGAACTGCCGCCGACCCGGCAGGATCCACTGGATCCCAAGGCCCCCCCCGACAGGATCCACCTGATCCCGATCCCGATCCCGAGCCGCcccagcccccctcctcccctcgaTCCCCCGACCTCCCCCCTCCTCGCCGCCGATCTTCACCGGATCCGCCGCCTCCCTTCCTTTCCCAGCTCCTGGCCGGCCGGATCCGCCGCCTCCCCTCCTTCCCCAGCTCCTGGCCAGCCGGATCCGCCGCCTCCCCTCCGTCTCCAGCTCCTGGCCGACCACCGGCGTGGGCGAGCGAGCGACGGCGGATGCCGGCGTGAGGGAGCCCGCGTCGCCTGGACGCGGCGAAGCCGCCATGGACTTCAGGAAGCCGCATCCTCGTCCCATCGTCAGCACCTGAAGCCTTGGCAGACCAGATGACGGCCCCGACGCAAGGTACGGCGAGCGGCACGACCAACGGAGCAACTCCTCCGCAGAGGCGGCATCGGGTGCGCCCTCAAATTCAGCGGTAAAAGTACATGAACTTCCTCCCAATTTTGCCTTCTTCAATCTTGCCTTCTCTAACCTTCTTGCTTCGTGCAGATGAACTTTGCGCCCCTGCAAGGCATGGATTGCCATGGAATTCCTCTCCTACCTCCACGACGAATTGTTCTCAAGGTGGCCTATCAGCTGCTGGAAAAAGGTTGGCCGAACTTCTAGCCAGGGTATGGTTGAACTTCTTCCTTCCTTTGGTTTGTTATTTGCTTACAACTATGTGAAGTTCAGGTGGTGTGTGAGCATCAGTCCAGGCTACAAAAGCTTTTTTAAAATCCGCCTGCTTACAGCCATGTGAAGTTCTGGTAGTGTGTGAGCCTCAGTCCAGGCTACAAACACTATAAAATCTGCCTGCATTCAAATTCACATGTGGAAAAGCCATGTGAAGTTCAACTAGTAAGTGTGCTAGAGTTCAGGATGGTATGTATCTGCTTCTGtgcaaaaaaaaggaaaatagaaCATGCATGTGATATCACATGAAGGTCAGGTTGGTATGCACTAGCAGTCCAACCATTCAAACTCATGAAGGTTCATGTTTTTAACTGTAGACAGTATTTCCCCTTTGCAAAGCAAGAAGTTGAGGTTGTGGACAGTGCTCAGTTCAGGTACATATAAGTAATCAAATATTGTAGAATTAAACAGGATGTGACGTTCATTCTATGAAAGGGTGCTCAGTTCAGGTACAAAAGTATTGGCAGATGCTCAGCTCAGTGCATAGTGTGATGGCTCTCACCACTTTTATATGAGAAGTTCAGGCTGTGAATAATGCTAAGTTCAGTTACAAAGGTATAGGCAGATATAACTTGTGTGCTAATAGACATTTTTTTCTTTTATGTCAGCAAGACGAGAGACGCATGAAGAAGCTTAGAAGTTCCCGACAAGAAGTACACAATCCAAAGCCTGTACGCGTTGCACCACCCCCTCAATGGGTCACACCTCAAATGCACCAACAACATTACCAACCTGCTCTAGACCAAAAATGGATGACACCCGAAACACACGGAGACTTCCAAGATGCTGGGTCACAGCCCTATCCGCACAAGTTTGCGCCTCCACCTAATTGGGTGACGCCAAAATCCCCCGCGGATTCTTTGTATCCACCAGCAGACTCCCAAGCACGCCGATGGAGGAGGGGGTTAGCTCAAGTCCTGCGTGTAACTCTGGAGGTTATCCTGGTGTGCCTCATCAATGCCAAAGCGAAGCAACTAAACCGGATCCCAGGACAAATCCAAcagcaacacacacacacacggagGAGAGTGCTCTGCACACTACCACCGTTGgatcctgctgctgctgctacaaCTCAGAATTGTACGGGGCATAAGGTAGATGGATTGCTTCACAAAACAAAAGAGCAAACCAGGACCAGGATCGCAATACCTCCACAACCACCTCAAGCAAAAAGGACACAAACAAGAGAGAGGCCATCTTCAGCCCTCCTTCCTCCTCGTGATCCACTGCTGCATCCTCCTATGATTACTCCGCCATGCCCCATCCTAGAGGGACAGCAGCCGACACCGGCGGAGTTGCGATCATACACGCACGTAAGTGAAACAAAAAATATTTATATACGCATCTTGTATTATCTGCAAATTTTCTGCTCCCTCCAGGATAACAAGTTCATAAACTGCATTTTAACGTGTTGTTTGgattattttttcctttttctgcAGACGCCGGATCTACCGGATTATCTAATACCAAGACTAAAGATGCGATTCAAAGATGTAGAGAAAGCAAGGGAATTTTATAACAGATACGCCAGACACGCTGGTTTTGGAATCAGGAAGACGGGGGAAATGACAACCACAAGTATTTTGTTTGCGCCTTCCAAGGGATACACACATCTTTTGTTTCAGAGGCCAACAGGAAGCGAAACAAAACATCGCAGAGGACGGGCTGCAATGCAAGAATGAGGGTGAAGGTGCAGGAGGATGACACATGCGTGGCAGTGGACATTGAGTACAATCATAATCACCAACTCATGCAAACTGATGACATGCTGGTATTCTTGCACTCACACAAGAATTATGACCCCACTATTTTGGAGTACGTAAAGCTCCTGCAGTACCATGATGTCAAGCACACAACAATCATGTCCATGCTATCTGAAAATGAAGATGGAAGCTACTTCCTAAGCATGACCGGACGAGACCTACTAAACCAGTAAGTATCCAAACACCCACATACTGCAATGTAAAATAGCATCCTAGCTCACAACCCTTTGCTAGCAAAAAATAACAAATGCATGTTTGCATGTGATTTGCAGGAAAGCCATGAATGCAAGGAAAGATGATTTGGATGATGTATTGAAACTTGCTTCATTCTTCAAAGACATGAAGGCAATAAATGATGAGTTTTTCTATGACATCCAAGTGGACAAGGACAAGTCAATTAAAAACATTTTCTGGTCCAATGCAAGCTGCCGAGGAGCCTATCAAGACTTTGGCGACTGCATAACATTTGACACAACTTACAAGACCAACAGATTTCATATGCCTCTGGGAGTGTTTGTTGGAACAAACCATCACTTGCAGTCAACGATATTTGCTGTTGTCCTGATAAGAGGCGAAGATGCAAAGTCATTCAAGTGGCTGTTCGATACATTTGTACGGTGCATGAACAACAAGCACCCAACTTGCATTCTAACAGATGAGTTCAAAAAAAAAACATCTTCAAGTTTCATCATCTTTTCAGTCTATGGGTCTGTGTTGGGTACATTGGTTTTGTCTGAAAATAATGTAAAGAATGCAGTTCAACCACTGTTAGCACAGAAGTCCAACTAGCAGTACAAGAAAGCAAAATTATCTGTCACATGTTTAGAAAAAATTAGTTATGAATGTGAAGTTCAAATACATGAATCATAGAAGTTCAAGGACAAAGCTGTAAGATAAATATATGTAGCATGTTCAAAAAAATATAGTTATTTTTGTGAAGTTCAAGCACTGGTACCACAGAAGTTCAGCAACACTGCTTTAAGAAAATTTTTGAGTGTGACACTACTAGTTTGTCCTACTACTAATTGTGAAGTTGAAGCACTGGTACCACAGAAGTTCAGCAACACTACTGTAAAGAAAAAATACATGTGACATTCTTAGATACCATACTGCTAGATGTGAAGTTCAAGTACTTGTACAACATAAGTTCACCATCAGTACAAAAAATAATCAAGTTTCATTTTTTTTAATTCATGCAGACCAATGCCCATCGATGGCGAAAGCTATACCACAATCATTTCCAAACACCGTCCACAAGCTATGCCGTTGGCACATCATGAAGAAGTACAGGGAATACCTCGCGTTGCTGTACAAAAAGTATAAAACATTCAAAGAGGAGCTCACAGCTATATTAAACTGGCTGCTGATGCCAACGGAgtttgaagatgcctgggctCAACTCGTGCACAACTACAACCTGGAGAACGACCAGATGATGATGCAGCTCTAGAGTGATAGGAAGATGTGGATTTCAGCATATTACAAGAACATTTTCTGTGCTAGAATGACTTCCACACAACGAAGCGAGAGCATGAACCACGTGCTAAAGAAAGGGTTTGTCAAGGGGACCCAGAACCTACACAAGTTTGCTAGGCGGGTCAATGCTTGCATCCAAACTCGGATGCAGAAGGAGAACGAGCAAACAATGACCAGCATGGTATGATGACAAGTACGAAACACCCCCATCATGTTCTGCTTACCTTCAACATGTGCACTttgaatttaaaaaaatgaaacccATGACTCTGCTTCGACCAATATCTCACTTTTTGACATGTGCAGACCAATCCTGTGACAAAAACAACTTACGGTTACGAGGAAGACATGTCTATCAAGTACACGAGAGCCGTGTACACCGAGATGAGGAATAGGATGAGAAAGGCCACGCTATTTCGCGCAAAGCGTACAGCAGAGCCCACTAAGTACCTTGTGTACTACCACAACAAGCCTGgccatgatgatgaagacagatTTTCCTGGTCAAAGCTTGAATTCCAGGTTGTAGCTGACCCAGAGAATGAAATATATGAGTGTGAATGCAAGCTCTGGACACACACAGGTGAGCGAAAAAACAAACTCATTAAATAGCTAGACTAGTAGTATCATATCAAAATTTATGAAACTCATTGCTGGCTCACAAACTATGTATTCTGCATTCATGACAAAATGCAGGCCTGTTCTGCCTTCACATCATGAACATACTGGACTACCTCAAGCCTGACAAATTTCCAAACAAGTATATCCTCA
The sequence above is a segment of the Aegilops tauschii subsp. strangulata cultivar AL8/78 chromosome 6, Aet v6.0, whole genome shotgun sequence genome. Coding sequences within it:
- the LOC120961982 gene encoding protein FAR1-RELATED SEQUENCE 5; the encoded protein is MRVKVQEDDTCVAVDIEYNHNHQLMQTDDMLVFLHSHKNYDPTILEYVKLLQYHDVKHTTIMSMLSENEDGSYFLSMTGRDLLNQKAMNARKDDLDDVLKLASFFKDMKAINDEFFYDIQVDKDKSIKNIFWSNASCRGAYQDFGDCITFDTTYKTNRFHMPLGVFVGTNHHLQSTIFAVVLIRGEDAKSFKWLFDTFVRCMNNKHPTCILTDEFKKKTSSSFIIFSVYGSVLGTLVLSENNVKNAVQPLLAQKSN